In one Chelmon rostratus isolate fCheRos1 chromosome 7, fCheRos1.pri, whole genome shotgun sequence genomic region, the following are encoded:
- the gucy1a2 gene encoding guanylate cyclase soluble subunit alpha-2: protein MSSSSRKISSESFSSSVGSDCGLESPGGDGGDGGLETAEESRGCPFSSFPSSHRAVLWNGRSPAERSACPAGEEQQGPHKRVTRRRRVNLDSLGESLRRLTSPMTQTVQEALQRTLQFYKQQEIRCQEVGSEDRRREKREDKCPFLENSGSEEDVLQILQYMATILGVPFCELREHFGEEFFGLCFEENERVLRAVGSNLQDFFNGFDAILEHIRTSTGRRASSESPSFQCKDPHEEEKGRRKLDKVGERGERDGRGKVLLLHCFNPAPVVGLVMPGLIRAVARRIFHSEVEVEEVPPLTPLLPNEDTQHTDGDSATPTPTASPTASPSSSPSPPSPFPTSVPAVCLSFQIQETCPLSLSSFPNAASLSTKRPPLSLSTNPSDLRIGLATFCRAFPFHLVLGPRMELLQLGEGLRRQARIDPHRSLSFRDCFEIVSPKMEPSFQGILLRLASPFTIRTRPDTTQAGTKEKVMELKGQMIHVPESCSLMFLGSPRVDKLEELMGRGLHLSDIPIHDATRDVILVGEQAKAQDGLKKRMDKLKATLERTHQALEEEKRRTVDLLYSIFPGDVAQKLWQGQPVPARKFDDVTMLFSDIVGFTAVCAQCTPMQVISMLNELYTRFDYQCGILDVYKIETIGDAYCVAGGLHKKVDSHAKPIAHMALKMMELSEEVLTPDGKPIKLRIGIHTGSVLAGVVGVKMPRYCLFGNNVTLASKFESGSHPRCINVSPTTYQLLKDDRSFSFVPRSRLELPENFPKEIPGTCYFLEAGTSHSHASLTSSRSAPPASMRKVSYSIGTMFLRETSL, encoded by the exons ATGTCCTCGTCGTCGCGCAAGATCTCCTCCGAGTCGTTCAGCAGCTCGGTGGGCTCGGACTGCGGGCTCGAGAGCCCCGGGGGAGACGGAGGGGACGGCGGTTTGGAGACGGCGGAGGAGAGCCGAGGCTgccccttctcctccttcccctcctcgCACAGAGCGGTGCTCTGGAACGGCCGCAGCCCCGCCGAGAGGTCGGCGTGCCCGGCGGGCGAGGAGCAGCAAGGACCCCACAAGAGGGTCACCAGGAGGAGACGGGTGAACCTGGACTCGCTGGGGGAGAGCCTGAGGCGACTGACCTCACCCATG ACGCAGACTGTTCAGGAGGCTCTGCAGCGAACTCTACAATTCTACAAACAACAAGAGATCAG GTGTCAGGAAGTTGGCAGCGAGGACCGGcgaagagaaaagagagaggataAGTGCCCATTTCTAGAAAATTCTGGTTCAGAGGAAGATGTCCTACAAATTCTTCAGTACATGGCCACCATACTGG GAGTACCATTCTGTGAGCTGCGAGAGCATTTTGGAGAGGAGTTCTTTGGCCTCTGCTTTGAAGAAAATGAGCGAGTACTTCGGGCTGTAGGCAGCAACCTCCAGGACTTCTTCAATGGCTTTGACGCCATTTTGGAACACATTCGCACCTCCACAGGGCGCCGTGCCTCATCTGAGAGCCCCTCCTTCCAGTGCAAGGATCCCCacgaggaggagaaagggagaagaaaatTGGACAAAGTTGGAGAGCGAGGAGAAAGGGATGGAAGAGGGAAGGTGTTGCTTCTTCATTGTTTCAACCCTGCCCCTGTTGTTGGATTGGTCATGCCAGGGTTGATTCGAGCTGTTGCCAGGCGGATCTTTCATTCAGAAGTTGAGGTGGAAGAAGTGCCACCTCTAACTCCCTTATTGCCCAATGAagatacacaacacacagacgGTGACTCTGCAACCCCCACCCCGACTGCGTCCCCCACTGCCTCACCCTCTTCATCCCcgtcccctccctctccttttccaACCTCTGTTCCTGCAGTTTGCTTGTCCTTCCAAATCCAGGAGACATGCCCTCTTTCCCTATCCTCCTTCCCAAATGCCGCCTCGTTGAGCACCAAACGGCCCCCCCTGTCACTTTCCACCAACCCCAGTGATTTGCGCATTGGCCTGGCCACGTTTTGCCGTGCCTTTCCATTTCACCTTGTCCTGGGGCCTCGCATGGAGCTACTGCAGCTTGGAGAAGGCTTGAGGAGACAGGCTCGCATTGACCCTCACAGGAGCCTCTCATTCAGGGACTGTTTTGAGATTGTCTCGCCCAAGATGGAGCCTTCATTCCAGGGCATCCTCCTGAGGCTTGCATCCCCATTTACCATCCGTACCAGACCTGATACCACGCAGGCTGGCACCAAGGAGAAG GTCATGGAGTTGAAGGGTCAGATGATCCATGTGCCCGAGTCCTGCTCCCTGATGTTCCTGGGCTCACCACGTGTTGATAAGTTGGAGGAACTGATGGGCAGGGGCCTCCATCTGTCAGATATCCCCATTCATGATGCCACGCGGGACGTTATCCTGGTGGGGGAGCAGGCCAAGGCCCAGGATGGCCTGAAGAAGAGAATGGACAAACTTAAG gcCACACTAGAGCGGACTCACCAGGcactggaggaggaaaagaggagaactGTGGATCTCCTTTATTCCATATTTCCAGGTGATGTGGCACAGAAACTGTGGCAGGGTCAGCCAGTGCCAGCTCGCAAATTTGATGATGTTACCATGCTGTTCTCGGACATCGTGGgttttactgctgtgtgtgccCAGTGCACACCTATGCAGGTCATCTCTATGCTGAACGAGCTTTACACACGGTTCGACTACCAGTGTGGCATTCTGGATGTTTATAAG ATCGAGACAATAGGTGATGCCTACTGTGTGGCAGGAGGACTTCACAAGAAGGTTGATAGTCATGCAAAGCCAATTGCACACATGGCTCTGAAGATGATGGAACTTTCTGAGGAAGTGCTGACACCTGATGGGAAACCTATCAAG ctAAGGATAGGTATCCACACCGGTTCAGTCCTGGCAGGCGTGGTCGGGGTTAAAATGCCACGGTACTGCCTGTTTGGGAACAATGTGACGCTGGCCAGCAAGTTTGAATCAGGGAGCCATCCGAGATGCATCAATGTTAGCCCAACGACTTACCA GTTGCTGAAAGATGACCGCTCTTTTTCATTTGTCCCTCGTTCACGCCTGGAGCTCCCTGAGAATTTCCCCAAAGAGATCCCAGGGACATGTTACTTCCTGGAGGCGGGGACGTCACACAGCCATGCCTCGCTCACCAGCTCCCGCTCCGCTCCCCCGGCCTCTATGAGGAAAGTCTCCTACAGCATTGGGACCATGTTTCTAAGAGAAACAAGTTTGTAG